The genomic interval CCCGGAGTAATGCGAATCAGAATCGAAACCGGACTGGCCTGAGATTGGCTAATAGAAGTCAGGTTGTTCAGTTCCACCCAGTTATCGACGACAATGGTACATCCCAAGTCTACCGCTTCTTGCAGCTCGGCTACCGATTTGTTATTCCCATGCAAATAAATCTGCTTGCCATCAATACCGGCTTGAGTTGCCGTGTATAGTTCGCCACCCGAAGCCACATCAATGCCCAAACCTTCCGCAGCGGCGATCGCGCAAACTGCCAAACAGTTCCAGGCTTTCGACGCATAGATAGCAATGGCTTCTCCCGGATAGTACCGTTTCAGTGCCTCCCGATACTGACGGCACGCGGTACGGAGACCGGATTCGTCCAGAATATACAAAGGAGAGCCATAGGTTTGCACTAGCTCGGAAACCGGAATATTGCCAACCGTGAGTTGGTCGCGATCGTTCACTTCTGCGGTTAAAGGGAACAAGTGTTGATTCGGAGCGCGGTTTGCGTCTGTATCTACTGAAGATGAGAGATAATCAATGCCACGGCTTTGGGCGCTGCGAACGGGAGTGGATACCATATCGTATTTCTTTCTACTAAGTTCTTTCTTCCATTGTCTATCGTCACCTGCAAATTACCAATAGCTTCGAGATCGATTATTTATGAATTGGAATACTTCTCTATCATCTCATCTCCATGCGATCGCGCCCAAACACCTAGATCGAGTTTTAGCCCTCGATGCGCTCTGTTTGGGTGGAATCTGGAGCCAAGATGCCTACGAACGAGAGCTAGATAGCCCCAATAGCGACTTATTGGGCATTACCTTATGGCCTACTCTCGTCGGTTTTGGTTGCTCCTGGGCCATTGTAGACGAAGCCCATATTACCCTGCTCGCCATCCATCTCCAATATCAAGGATTGGGATTGGGGCAGTTTCTCTTATGTAGCTTATTACGAGCAGCCCGCGATCGCAATTTAGAGCGAGCCACCTTAGAAGTCAAAGACTCCAATAAACGAGCGATTTCTCTCTACGAAAAACTCGGATTTACCGTAGCCGGACGACGACCGAAATACTATCAAGAAACGGGAGAAGATGCCGTTATTTTATGGCTTGATAACTTACAGTCTTCGGAAGTTTGCGATCGCCTAACCATCGCACAACGAGAAGCCGAAGTAAAATTCCAAAAATCTTATGAAAACATTGGGCGATCGCCCAATGTTTGACTAAAACATCAATCCAGCTTATCTTAGAGTCTATAAGCTGCTATCTCTAGTAATGACCGATAACGAAAACCGTGCCGACTACGACTCTCCTTGGAAAGAAGCCATCTCGTTTTATTTCCAACCCTTTCTCGCCTTTTTCTTTCCCAAAGTCCAGGATGCCATTGACTGGGAGCGAGGTTATGAATTTCTCGACCAAGAATTCCAGAAAATCGTCCGCGAAGCACAAAC from Roseofilum casamattae BLCC-M143 carries:
- the rimI gene encoding ribosomal protein S18-alanine N-acetyltransferase encodes the protein MNWNTSLSSHLHAIAPKHLDRVLALDALCLGGIWSQDAYERELDSPNSDLLGITLWPTLVGFGCSWAIVDEAHITLLAIHLQYQGLGLGQFLLCSLLRAARDRNLERATLEVKDSNKRAISLYEKLGFTVAGRRPKYYQETGEDAVILWLDNLQSSEVCDRLTIAQREAEVKFQKSYENIGRSPNV